In a genomic window of Deltaproteobacteria bacterium:
- a CDS encoding tetratricopeptide repeat protein encodes MTAKDPKVFSDRRTSGAFFIADSGEWPKEPLVRPEELDAPPSPSRDTPHEIMEPAGFFEKALARLEGSSRFAALGIRPGPARDDASPAIQISAIASASALLANRLEGFAGFSDSLTVSIILPGKGPEEAMGAADELLRALADTGSSNVFLGAAVFPQGVFTKSQALKNVEKALDHALFHGGGNLVFLDAVSLNVAADKLYQAGDMDGAVRELLHALVLDPENINVLNSLGVCHAVSGRNAEALARFTQAGGLAPADIMPVYNVGLIHLTENRPEEALAHFEKALALEPEVFEVLFQAGRASMDLGRTDEAISFFEKAATAKPESFAAQKMLGKALADADRAKDAVKVYEKALRIVGNDAESLSMISLLYVKLETNTEIAVSFARQSVELEPSNGLFHFRLARILEQVADRQEALAHYEEAMRLGYPVSEHLSRQGG; translated from the coding sequence ATGACCGCAAAGGATCCCAAGGTTTTTTCCGACCGCCGCACCAGCGGCGCCTTTTTCATAGCAGATTCCGGCGAATGGCCCAAGGAGCCCCTTGTAAGGCCCGAAGAGCTCGACGCCCCGCCCTCCCCTTCGCGCGACACCCCCCATGAAATTATGGAACCGGCGGGATTTTTCGAAAAGGCCCTGGCCCGGCTCGAAGGATCTTCGCGCTTCGCCGCCCTTGGGATCAGGCCCGGACCGGCCAGGGACGATGCATCCCCGGCCATACAGATTTCAGCCATCGCCTCCGCTTCGGCTCTTCTGGCCAACCGGCTGGAGGGCTTCGCAGGTTTTTCGGATAGCCTCACGGTCAGCATCATTCTGCCGGGAAAAGGCCCGGAGGAGGCGATGGGGGCCGCTGACGAGCTTTTAAGGGCGCTTGCCGACACGGGTTCTTCCAACGTTTTTCTTGGGGCCGCCGTTTTCCCCCAGGGGGTTTTCACGAAAAGCCAGGCACTCAAAAACGTGGAAAAGGCCCTGGACCACGCGCTTTTCCACGGTGGGGGCAACCTGGTTTTTCTGGACGCGGTGAGCCTCAACGTTGCGGCGGACAAGCTCTACCAGGCTGGCGACATGGATGGCGCTGTCAGGGAGCTTCTACACGCTCTGGTGCTGGACCCCGAAAACATCAACGTCCTAAACAGCCTTGGCGTCTGCCACGCGGTGTCGGGCAGGAACGCCGAGGCCCTTGCCCGCTTCACCCAGGCGGGGGGGCTAGCGCCTGCCGATATCATGCCGGTTTACAACGTCGGCCTCATTCACCTTACCGAAAACCGCCCGGAAGAGGCTCTTGCGCATTTTGAAAAGGCCCTGGCCCTGGAGCCTGAGGTCTTCGAGGTGCTTTTCCAGGCCGGACGGGCATCGATGGACCTTGGCAGAACGGACGAGGCCATCAGTTTTTTTGAAAAGGCCGCTACCGCCAAGCCGGAGTCCTTCGCGGCCCAGAAGATGCTGGGAAAAGCCCTGGCCGACGCCGACCGCGCCAAAGACGCGGTGAAGGTTTACGAAAAGGCCCTAAGGATCGTGGGCAACGACGCTGAAAGCCTTTCCATGATCTCCCTATTGTACGTGAAACTTGAGACCAACACCGAAATTGCCGTGTCCTTCGCCCGCCAGAGCGTGGAACTGGAGCCTTCAAACGGCCTTTTCCACTTTCGGCTGGCTCGCATCCTGGAGCAGGTGGCCGACCGGCAGGAGGCCCTGGCCCACTACGAGGAGGCCATGAGGCTGGGGTATCCGGTGTCCGAGCATTTATCCCGCCAAGGGGGCTGA
- a CDS encoding DJ-1/PfpI family protein has translation MKKVLLLLCEGFELYIAAAFHDVLGWSGAYGSEKVEVVTVGLQDEVDGTFGIRLIPDAELSDIEADDFDALAIPGGFEAYGFYGEAYSEPVANIIRRFNELMKPIASICVGALPLAHSGVLEGRPATTYHLGDGLRRKQLAGFGADVVDQPVVCDKNIITSTSPATAISVAFELLARLTGDENAHRIRVLMGFKKL, from the coding sequence ATGAAAAAAGTTTTACTGCTTTTGTGCGAAGGTTTTGAATTGTATATAGCAGCCGCGTTCCATGATGTCCTGGGCTGGTCGGGGGCTTATGGTTCAGAAAAGGTGGAGGTTGTAACTGTCGGCTTGCAGGATGAAGTTGATGGAACTTTTGGAATCAGGCTTATCCCTGACGCAGAATTGTCGGATATAGAAGCGGATGATTTTGACGCCTTGGCCATTCCGGGCGGTTTTGAAGCCTATGGCTTTTACGGGGAAGCCTATTCCGAGCCTGTTGCCAATATTATCCGCCGCTTTAATGAGCTGATGAAGCCTATTGCCTCAATTTGCGTGGGCGCGCTTCCACTTGCGCATAGCGGAGTTTTGGAAGGACGCCCCGCGACGACCTATCATCTTGGAGACGGCTTGCGCCGAAAGCAGCTTGCCGGGTTCGGTGCTGATGTCGTCGATCAACCGGTTGTCTGCGACAAAAATATTATTACTTCCACCTCCCCGGCTACCGCGATAAGTGTTGCGTTCGAACTCTTGGCGCGACTGACGGGGGATGAAAACGCCCATCGGATTCGTGTTTTGATGGGCTTCAAAAAACTGTAA
- a CDS encoding D-sedoheptulose 7-phosphate isomerase — protein sequence MEDVVRELAADSVRVMESFLSANTALAVSAATMVAESFCAGKKILFFGNGGSAADAQHLAAEFVNRFRLERRALPALALTTDTSVLTAIGNDYSFEDVFARQVQAVGRTGDIAWGISTSGRSKNVILAMEAARSLGMRTVGFSGNGGGELAELSDFAFVVQSRKTPRIQESHMAIGHILCDLVERILFPLLSSEA from the coding sequence ATGGAAGACGTAGTCAGAGAACTTGCTGCGGACAGCGTTCGGGTTATGGAGTCCTTTCTTTCCGCAAACACCGCCCTTGCTGTTTCGGCGGCCACCATGGTTGCGGAGTCCTTTTGCGCCGGAAAAAAAATCCTCTTTTTCGGAAACGGCGGCTCGGCAGCCGACGCCCAGCATCTGGCTGCGGAATTCGTCAACCGGTTCCGGCTGGAACGCCGGGCGCTTCCAGCCCTGGCCCTCACAACGGACACGTCGGTCTTAACCGCCATAGGAAACGACTACAGCTTTGAGGACGTTTTCGCGCGCCAGGTCCAGGCCGTGGGCAGGACGGGCGACATCGCCTGGGGCATCTCCACTTCCGGCAGGTCCAAGAACGTGATTCTCGCCATGGAGGCGGCCCGGAGCCTGGGAATGCGCACAGTAGGATTTTCCGGAAACGGCGGCGGAGAGCTGGCTGAGCTTTCGGACTTCGCCTTCGTGGTCCAGAGCAGGAAAACGCCCCGAATCCAGGAGTCCCACATGGCGATAGGTCACATACTGTGCGACCTTGTGGAGCGGATATTGTTTCCGCTTCTTTCAAGCGAAGCGTGA
- the rsmI gene encoding 16S rRNA (cytidine(1402)-2'-O)-methyltransferase: protein MVRELVEGKDCGVLYVVATPLGNLEDITLRALRILSEADFIVAEDTRHTRKLLTRHEISAHLISCHQFNESERAGQILALLGEGKNLALVSDAGTPTVSDPGYRLVGQAAQAGFRVVPIPGACAAVAALSASGLPTDSHYFEGFLPRKSGQRRQRLEALSPVAATLIFYESPHRVARLCAELLEIFGDRRAVLARELTKVHEEFFRASLSEMAENLARRGEIKGECTLLVEGRSGAEDAPGDETVEEALREGLMKGDESLSRLAERVARRLGLGRRDVYAKALEMKRELDEAGEEE from the coding sequence ATGGTTCGAGAACTTGTTGAAGGAAAAGACTGCGGCGTCCTGTACGTGGTGGCGACCCCCCTGGGAAACCTCGAGGACATCACCCTGCGCGCTCTCAGGATTCTGTCGGAGGCCGATTTCATAGTGGCCGAGGACACCCGCCACACGCGGAAGCTCCTTACCCGGCACGAAATTTCCGCGCACCTCATTTCCTGCCACCAGTTTAACGAGTCCGAGCGGGCCGGGCAGATTCTCGCCCTTTTGGGGGAGGGGAAAAACCTCGCCCTGGTGAGCGACGCCGGAACCCCCACGGTTTCCGACCCCGGATACCGCCTTGTCGGGCAGGCGGCCCAGGCGGGCTTCCGGGTGGTTCCGATTCCGGGAGCCTGCGCCGCCGTCGCCGCGCTTTCCGCTTCGGGGCTTCCCACTGACTCCCATTATTTCGAGGGCTTTCTGCCCAGAAAGAGCGGGCAGCGCAGGCAGCGCCTGGAGGCCCTATCACCGGTGGCCGCAACCCTCATTTTTTACGAATCGCCCCACCGGGTGGCGAGGCTTTGCGCGGAGCTTTTGGAAATTTTTGGGGACCGGCGGGCGGTTCTGGCAAGGGAGCTCACCAAGGTCCACGAGGAGTTTTTTCGGGCGAGCCTCTCGGAAATGGCGGAAAACCTTGCCCGGCGCGGCGAGATAAAGGGCGAGTGCACCCTTTTGGTGGAGGGCCGGAGCGGGGCGGAGGACGCGCCCGGGGATGAAACCGTCGAAGAGGCTTTGCGTGAGGGGCTCATGAAAGGGGATGAATCCCTGTCGCGGCTGGCTGAGCGGGTCGCAAGGCGCTTGGGTCTTGGCCGTCGGGACGTTTACGCAAAGGCGCTGGAAATGAAGAGGGAGCTCGACGAAGCCGGTGAAGAGGAGTGA
- a CDS encoding sigma-70 family RNA polymerase sigma factor — MNGPDHKKDGWPKSLIDGDPGKKQAAIRRLYESYHPVLWALGRTRTDDPVFLKDVLCRFWQNMANGVLRPSTDDTRSPLVFLLASFHRFLAEMKRDKGVIDTPALTDKDIEEIYSGKLTPEQREQKQERRQVLGRALAILGEIAPLDAQLSFHYLSGADIKKISSRLSGTRPLEDETQGDEEMALQKRLLDTHKGALARLKILLDRFHSRPPETPPTSPDAP, encoded by the coding sequence ATGAACGGACCGGATCATAAAAAGGACGGATGGCCCAAAAGCCTTATCGACGGCGATCCGGGCAAAAAACAGGCAGCCATTCGACGCCTTTACGAGAGCTATCACCCGGTTCTGTGGGCCCTGGGCCGGACCCGCACCGATGACCCGGTCTTTCTCAAGGACGTTCTCTGCCGGTTCTGGCAGAACATGGCAAACGGCGTCCTTCGCCCTTCAACGGACGACACCAGGAGCCCCCTGGTTTTTCTTCTGGCCTCCTTTCACCGGTTTCTCGCCGAAATGAAGCGGGATAAGGGCGTGATCGACACCCCCGCCCTCACCGATAAGGACATCGAAGAAATTTACTCGGGAAAACTGACTCCTGAGCAGAGGGAGCAAAAACAGGAACGCCGCCAGGTTCTTGGCCGGGCCCTGGCCATTCTGGGCGAGATCGCCCCCCTGGACGCCCAGCTTTCCTTTCATTACCTTTCAGGAGCCGACATCAAAAAAATTTCCTCCCGGCTTTCCGGAACCCGGCCACTTGAAGACGAGACCCAGGGCGACGAGGAAATGGCCCTCCAAAAAAGGCTTCTCGATACCCACAAAGGCGCACTGGCCCGGCTGAAAATTCTGCTGGACCGTTTTCATTCACGCCCCCCCGAAACGCCGCCAACAAGCCCCGACGCGCCATGA
- a CDS encoding glycoside hydrolase family 127 protein → MRAADGKQLYEYSSAFRTKPAFPAGSYDRGLSLVLAAVFLFFLIACQSAFAAMDNADAYLFPGDREPSVQTADVPALVKETADLAAAWFVNQVLDNGLFVYLYDPAAGAYPKGQSVLRQLMATRLLGIMAKNDASLLDLHKTNLSAVMNRWYREDEQGLGFMLEDYRSELGSNAMALRALVASPFFAQYSEKARKLADGICSTQKNDGSFNPYFIFPEQPFDWAYTMAFYSGEATLALVEYYEKTGEKRFLDVAVSAQDFYLSLYVPPVLPNYYPASVPWQTLALSSLYRITKNERYASAIFILNEKILEIQETRGNPGRFTNPDMERYGGTHSSSDGVYTESLAYALKLAIEKKDEVREKMFRRAITLAVQNLSSLQYKKEPLRLKSNQRSAVGAIRVRDNDGFIRIDCVQHALDAFLKIREVW, encoded by the coding sequence GTGAGAGCCGCCGACGGAAAACAATTATATGAATATTCGTCCGCCTTCCGCACAAAACCTGCGTTTCCGGCAGGCTCTTATGACCGGGGCCTGTCCCTGGTTTTGGCCGCCGTCTTCCTGTTCTTCCTCATTGCGTGCCAGTCCGCCTTCGCGGCAATGGACAACGCGGACGCCTATCTTTTCCCCGGCGACAGGGAGCCTTCGGTTCAGACGGCTGACGTTCCGGCCCTGGTGAAGGAGACCGCCGACCTGGCCGCTGCGTGGTTCGTAAACCAGGTGCTCGATAACGGGCTTTTCGTATATCTTTACGACCCGGCTGCCGGGGCATATCCCAAGGGGCAGAGCGTGTTGCGCCAGCTTATGGCCACAAGGCTTTTAGGCATAATGGCTAAAAACGACGCGTCGCTTCTGGATCTTCACAAGACCAACCTGTCGGCAGTCATGAACCGCTGGTATCGTGAAGACGAACAGGGCCTGGGCTTCATGCTGGAGGACTACCGGTCCGAACTGGGGTCGAACGCGATGGCCCTGCGAGCCCTGGTTGCGAGCCCCTTTTTTGCCCAATACTCGGAAAAGGCCCGGAAACTGGCTGACGGAATCTGCTCGACCCAGAAGAACGACGGCAGTTTCAATCCCTACTTCATATTTCCAGAGCAGCCCTTTGACTGGGCCTACACCATGGCCTTCTATTCCGGGGAGGCGACTCTGGCCCTTGTCGAATACTACGAAAAAACCGGTGAAAAACGTTTTCTCGACGTTGCGGTAAGCGCCCAGGATTTCTACCTGTCGCTCTATGTCCCGCCGGTTCTGCCGAATTACTATCCTGCAAGCGTTCCCTGGCAGACCCTGGCCCTTTCGTCTCTTTACCGCATAACCAAAAACGAGCGCTATGCGTCGGCTATTTTCATTTTGAACGAAAAAATTCTTGAAATTCAGGAAACCCGGGGAAACCCTGGGCGCTTCACCAACCCGGACATGGAGCGCTACGGAGGCACCCACTCATCCTCGGACGGGGTGTATACCGAATCTCTGGCCTACGCCCTTAAATTGGCCATCGAGAAAAAGGACGAGGTGCGTGAAAAAATGTTTCGCCGGGCCATAACCCTGGCGGTCCAGAACCTGTCAAGCCTCCAATACAAAAAGGAGCCCTTGAGGCTCAAATCCAACCAGAGGAGCGCCGTGGGGGCCATCCGGGTAAGGGACAACGACGGCTTCATCCGCATCGACTGCGTTCAGCACGCCCTGGACGCCTTTTTGAAGATTCGGGAAGTCTGGTGA
- a CDS encoding SRPBCC family protein, with the protein MAISVAVDMTRNFSVPADCDKVFSVLSDVPVSAGHFPKVDKLTDLGGNAFRWEMEKVGIDKYSIQTIYASRYVSDKKAGTVSWTPVAGEGNASVEGSWTIKSQGSGTSIQLRVKGTLTVPLPALAKIVVAPVARREFESMVDKYVENLKKTFAS; encoded by the coding sequence ATGGCCATCTCTGTAGCCGTTGACATGACCAGAAATTTTTCAGTACCCGCTGATTGCGACAAGGTCTTTTCCGTGCTTTCGGACGTACCCGTTTCAGCGGGCCACTTTCCCAAGGTGGACAAGCTCACCGACCTGGGCGGCAACGCCTTCCGCTGGGAAATGGAAAAGGTCGGTATAGACAAATACAGCATTCAGACCATTTATGCCAGCAGATATGTTTCGGACAAAAAAGCCGGGACCGTTTCCTGGACCCCGGTGGCGGGCGAGGGAAACGCAAGCGTGGAAGGGTCCTGGACCATCAAAAGCCAGGGAAGCGGCACATCCATTCAGTTAAGGGTCAAGGGGACCCTCACCGTTCCGCTTCCGGCTCTGGCGAAGATAGTGGTGGCCCCGGTGGCCAGGAGGGAATTCGAGAGCATGGTGGACAAGTACGTGGAAAATCTGAAAAAGACCTTCGCCTCGTAA
- a CDS encoding long-chain-fatty-acid--CoA ligase, whose product MADIIQGFPSTSQNDYQLNVINIFRQAVVSFGRQEIVSVTPAGKLRFSFKDSYTRIKKLGNALKKLGVKPGDRVGVMDWNTHRHFESYYAIPGVGAVLLLLNLRLSPVDLGYVVNHSGASVIFVSDTLYPLVQAIAADCPNVKAFVMMSDKKASEISTTLAPLYGYEELLAEAGEDIKWPVMDETSAAAACYTTGTTGRPKGVYYSHRDIYLHGMAISAASQLNSDDCFYQLVPMFHAMGWGTPHAAVMMGAKYVLPGMYNIMDLGSLAEPLVSEGVTVAAGAPALFMPMLEYIKKLDVKPNLSTARFLSGATEPSLTLMKGFMELTGATFYHAYGATETSPIVTINRLKPWQAKELTAEEQLDLKRKQGYPVVGLDVKVVDGVGNRVPQDGKSPGEILIRGPWITGSYYNAPGSEAQFTENGYWKSGDAGTMDAEGYVKITDRVKDLIKSGGEWISSVDMENEIMAHPAVLEASVTGVAHPKWEERPIALVVARPEHKDTVTKEDIIAHLAKKFAKWQLPEAVLFVDAVPKTSVGKFDKKVIREQYKDIYQP is encoded by the coding sequence ATGGCCGACATCATCCAAGGTTTTCCCTCCACGTCCCAGAACGATTATCAACTGAACGTCATCAACATCTTCCGGCAGGCGGTCGTATCCTTCGGAAGGCAGGAGATCGTTTCCGTAACCCCTGCGGGCAAGCTGCGCTTTTCATTCAAGGACTCCTACACCCGCATAAAAAAACTGGGCAACGCGCTCAAAAAACTGGGCGTAAAGCCAGGCGACCGCGTGGGCGTAATGGACTGGAACACCCACCGGCACTTCGAGAGCTACTACGCCATCCCCGGAGTGGGCGCGGTTCTCCTGCTCCTTAACCTGCGGCTCTCCCCGGTTGACTTGGGCTACGTGGTGAACCATTCGGGCGCGTCCGTCATCTTCGTTTCAGACACCCTCTATCCACTGGTCCAGGCCATAGCCGCCGACTGTCCCAACGTGAAGGCCTTCGTGATGATGAGCGACAAGAAGGCTTCGGAAATCAGCACCACCCTGGCCCCCCTCTACGGATACGAGGAGCTTCTGGCCGAGGCGGGCGAAGACATCAAGTGGCCGGTTATGGACGAGACGAGCGCCGCCGCCGCCTGCTACACCACAGGCACCACAGGCCGCCCCAAGGGGGTCTATTACTCCCACCGTGACATCTATCTGCACGGCATGGCCATTTCCGCCGCAAGCCAGCTGAACAGCGACGACTGCTTCTACCAGCTCGTGCCCATGTTCCACGCAATGGGCTGGGGCACTCCCCACGCGGCTGTGATGATGGGCGCAAAATACGTCCTGCCCGGAATGTACAACATCATGGACCTGGGGAGCCTCGCCGAGCCCCTGGTCTCCGAGGGAGTCACCGTGGCGGCGGGCGCTCCGGCGCTCTTCATGCCCATGCTGGAGTACATCAAGAAACTCGACGTGAAACCGAACCTTTCCACCGCGCGCTTCCTTTCAGGGGCGACCGAACCTTCGCTTACCCTCATGAAGGGCTTCATGGAACTCACCGGAGCCACCTTCTACCACGCCTACGGCGCCACCGAGACATCGCCCATCGTCACCATCAACCGTCTGAAACCCTGGCAGGCCAAGGAGCTTACCGCCGAGGAGCAGCTCGACCTCAAGCGCAAGCAGGGCTACCCGGTGGTGGGCCTTGACGTGAAGGTGGTGGACGGCGTCGGCAACCGGGTTCCCCAGGACGGCAAGAGCCCCGGGGAGATACTCATTCGTGGACCCTGGATCACGGGAAGCTATTACAACGCCCCCGGAAGCGAGGCACAGTTCACGGAAAACGGCTACTGGAAGAGCGGCGACGCCGGGACCATGGACGCCGAAGGCTACGTTAAGATCACCGACCGGGTGAAAGACCTCATCAAGAGCGGCGGCGAGTGGATATCATCCGTTGACATGGAAAACGAAATCATGGCCCACCCGGCTGTGCTGGAGGCGTCTGTGACGGGAGTGGCGCATCCCAAGTGGGAGGAGCGGCCTATAGCCCTCGTTGTGGCGCGTCCCGAACACAAGGACACCGTAACGAAGGAAGACATCATCGCACACCTTGCGAAAAAATTCGCCAAGTGGCAGCTTCCCGAAGCGGTGCTTTTCGTGGACGCAGTTCCCAAGACCAGCGTGGGCAAGTTCGACAAGAAGGTCATAAGGGAGCAGTACAAGGACATCTACCAGCCGTAA